A window of Agrobacterium tumefaciens contains these coding sequences:
- a CDS encoding TonB C-terminal domain-containing protein — MKGSLTTSAIVHASLLAFALVSLGSPEPLDVSQAEALPVELVPIEELTQIQQGDKNAPKAEKSAPVPTTRPDIIENAQNIGNNTADIEAPPTPTAKPNDNISAAAPPKQEKPQPVVDTKANEVKEIVKEETSAPKPQEIAALPQTKPEITPQPKNEPPPQETKAEEPPPPTQEPAEIPVPQNVPRPNSRPEPPKPEEPKQAETKPAEQKPAEKPAEKKPDQAKSTDKPSDKKPGEKKQETAKSASSKESDFNADDIAALLNKQAPSGGGAKRSTQTAALGGKKSTGGSTLSQTEMDALRGAIQKNWQIIPGMADASDVRVRVTMKLDRDGTIIGRPEIEATGGSEGTRRALSGGAYRAIMRSAPFTNLPAEKYDAWSEVVVNFDPSELL, encoded by the coding sequence ATGAAGGGCAGCCTTACCACATCCGCGATCGTGCATGCGTCGCTTCTGGCTTTCGCCCTTGTCTCCCTGGGCTCGCCGGAACCGCTCGACGTGTCGCAGGCTGAGGCCCTGCCGGTGGAGCTGGTGCCGATTGAGGAACTGACTCAGATTCAACAGGGTGACAAGAATGCACCCAAGGCGGAAAAATCCGCACCGGTTCCCACGACTCGTCCGGATATCATCGAAAACGCGCAGAATATTGGCAACAACACCGCCGATATCGAAGCGCCGCCGACGCCGACTGCCAAGCCTAACGATAATATCAGTGCCGCCGCTCCACCCAAGCAGGAGAAGCCCCAGCCGGTTGTCGATACCAAGGCGAACGAGGTGAAGGAAATCGTCAAGGAAGAAACCTCGGCTCCGAAGCCGCAGGAAATAGCCGCCTTGCCGCAAACTAAGCCTGAGATCACACCGCAGCCAAAGAACGAGCCGCCACCGCAGGAAACGAAAGCGGAAGAGCCGCCGCCGCCAACGCAAGAGCCGGCCGAAATCCCCGTGCCGCAGAACGTTCCCCGCCCGAATTCCCGGCCTGAGCCGCCAAAGCCGGAGGAGCCCAAGCAGGCCGAGACGAAGCCCGCCGAGCAGAAACCAGCCGAAAAACCGGCTGAGAAGAAGCCCGATCAGGCCAAGTCTACGGACAAGCCTTCGGATAAGAAACCGGGCGAGAAGAAGCAGGAAACGGCGAAATCCGCTTCATCGAAAGAAAGCGATTTCAACGCTGATGATATTGCCGCGCTGTTGAACAAACAGGCGCCTTCAGGCGGCGGTGCGAAGCGCTCGACGCAGACGGCAGCCCTCGGCGGCAAAAAATCGACCGGCGGTTCGACGCTGAGCCAGACGGAAATGGATGCGCTCCGCGGCGCGATCCAGAAGAACTGGCAGATTATTCCCGGTATGGCGGATGCTTCCGATGTGCGCGTACGGGTCACCATGAAGCTCGATCGTGACGGCACCATTATTGGCCGGCCGGAGATCGAGGCAACCGGCGGTTCTGAAGGAACACGCCGTGCACTTTCCGGCGGAGCGTATCGCGCCATCATGCGTTCTGCTCCGTTCACAAACCTTCCTGCCGAAAAATACGATGCATGGAGCGAAGTCGTCGTGAACTTCGATCCCAGTGAATTGCTATGA
- the ruvA gene encoding Holliday junction branch migration protein RuvA — translation MIGKLKGSIEEIGADYVLVDVHGVCYVAYCSARTLSKIGSVGEAVVLFIETYVREDQLKLFGFLSALEREWFNLLQSVQGVGSKVALAVLSTLSPSELANAIALQDKTMISRAPGVGPKVAVRLVTELRNKAPAFAGDAPASIGLKQELGEGVASAPVADAVSALTNLGYSRDQAANAVAAALKNGGEGGDSAKLIRLGLKELSR, via the coding sequence ATGATCGGAAAACTGAAAGGCAGCATCGAGGAAATCGGCGCGGATTACGTGCTGGTGGATGTGCATGGCGTCTGTTACGTCGCCTATTGTTCGGCGCGCACTTTGTCGAAAATCGGCTCTGTCGGGGAGGCTGTGGTGCTCTTCATCGAAACTTATGTGCGTGAAGACCAGCTGAAGCTCTTCGGCTTTCTCTCGGCGCTGGAGCGGGAGTGGTTTAATCTGTTGCAAAGCGTGCAAGGCGTCGGCTCGAAGGTGGCGCTGGCCGTTCTTTCCACGCTCTCGCCTTCCGAACTTGCCAATGCAATAGCCCTGCAAGACAAAACCATGATCTCGCGTGCACCGGGCGTTGGGCCGAAGGTGGCCGTGCGCCTCGTGACCGAGTTGCGCAATAAGGCCCCGGCCTTTGCGGGAGACGCTCCCGCCTCCATCGGGCTCAAGCAGGAGCTTGGAGAAGGTGTCGCTTCCGCGCCGGTCGCGGATGCCGTATCAGCGCTGACAAATCTTGGTTACTCTCGTGACCAGGCTGCCAATGCGGTTGCCGCTGCGCTCAAAAATGGCGGGGAGGGCGGCGATAGCGCCAAGCTCATCCGGCTCGGTCTCAAGGAGCTTTCGCGGTAA
- the tolR gene encoding protein TolR, with the protein MGMSAGGSGGGSGGRRGGRGGRRKGGAISEINVTPLVDVMLVLLIIFMVAAPMMTVGVPIDLPQTSANALNSDTQPITISVNANGQIHLQETEIQAAEVADKLQAIATTGYNERIFVRADSVAAYGVVADVMARIQAAGFKNIGLVTQQKQDN; encoded by the coding sequence ATGGGTATGTCAGCAGGTGGCAGCGGCGGCGGGTCCGGTGGACGCCGTGGTGGGCGCGGCGGGCGGCGCAAAGGCGGCGCGATCAGCGAAATCAACGTGACGCCGCTCGTCGACGTCATGCTCGTGCTGCTTATCATTTTCATGGTCGCTGCGCCGATGATGACGGTGGGCGTGCCGATCGATCTGCCGCAAACCTCAGCCAATGCCTTGAATTCGGACACGCAGCCGATCACGATTTCCGTGAATGCCAATGGTCAGATCCATTTGCAGGAAACTGAAATTCAGGCGGCCGAAGTGGCGGACAAGCTGCAGGCAATCGCCACGACGGGCTACAATGAACGCATTTTCGTGCGCGCGGATTCCGTTGCCGCCTATGGCGTGGTCGCGGATGTGATGGCGCGTATCCAGGCGGCCGGCTTCAAAAATATCGGCCTTGTGACCCAACAGAAACAGGACAATTGA
- a CDS encoding NUDIX hydrolase translates to MTHDNKQDTRIRIKFKPKRIFQMRVAGLAFRHGHVLVHRATHEKFWTFPGGRAEMGERSAETLAREMVEELGVEAKVGRLLWAVENFFHYEGKDWHELGFYYLMDLPEGLRFHPTDIIHRVQDGDNELEFRWVAATRKALTELDIPPYFIADEIENLPKTTRHLVWDDGDLDDK, encoded by the coding sequence ATGACGCATGATAACAAGCAGGACACCCGCATCCGCATCAAGTTCAAGCCGAAACGCATCTTCCAGATGCGTGTCGCGGGACTTGCATTTCGCCACGGCCACGTGCTGGTGCACCGCGCGACGCATGAGAAATTCTGGACCTTTCCAGGCGGCCGCGCTGAAATGGGCGAACGCTCCGCAGAAACGCTGGCGCGCGAGATGGTGGAAGAGCTTGGCGTTGAGGCAAAGGTTGGACGCCTTCTCTGGGCGGTCGAGAATTTCTTCCACTACGAAGGCAAGGATTGGCATGAGCTCGGGTTCTATTACCTGATGGACCTGCCGGAGGGGCTCAGATTTCATCCCACGGACATCATCCACCGGGTCCAGGACGGCGATAACGAGCTTGAGTTTCGCTGGGTGGCTGCAACAAGGAAGGCATTGACCGAGCTTGATATTCCGCCTTATTTCATCGCCGATGAAATTGAAAACCTGCCGAAGACCACCAGGCATCTCGTGTGGGACGACGGCGATCTGGACGATAAATGA
- a CDS encoding NUDIX hydrolase yields MTSAPERHMIRLDRKPQLFSMRVAALIFQNEHLLVQRGVKDDYWALPGGRAEIGESSEQTIVREIGEELDRACSVERLVWSAENFFAYDVYSAHELGFYYLVSLDHPMPFHDNDIVHRVVDGIEVEFRWLPARISALIENDLRPRFIAERIEALPSRHEHLIVREGRTGAAENPKETV; encoded by the coding sequence ATGACCTCTGCCCCCGAACGCCATATGATCCGGTTGGATCGCAAACCGCAGCTCTTCAGCATGCGTGTGGCGGCCCTCATTTTCCAGAATGAACATCTTCTGGTACAGCGTGGCGTGAAGGACGACTATTGGGCCCTGCCCGGAGGTCGTGCCGAAATCGGCGAAAGCTCCGAGCAAACCATCGTCCGTGAGATCGGCGAGGAGCTCGATCGGGCGTGTTCGGTGGAGCGCCTTGTATGGTCGGCGGAAAACTTTTTTGCCTATGACGTTTATTCGGCCCATGAGCTGGGGTTTTATTATCTCGTCTCGCTGGATCATCCTATGCCGTTCCATGACAACGATATAGTCCATCGTGTGGTGGATGGCATCGAAGTCGAATTTCGTTGGCTCCCCGCGCGCATTTCCGCGTTGATCGAGAACGACCTCCGCCCGCGCTTCATTGCAGAGCGGATAGAGGCGCTGCCCTCGCGGCACGAGCATCTAATCGTCCGCGAAGGCCGCACTGGCGCTGCTGAAAATCCCAAGGAGACAGTATGA
- a CDS encoding LLM class flavin-dependent oxidoreductase has product MIPFSILDLSPIGEGESVSAALENSRRMAIKAEDHGYNRIWLAEHHGMPGIASAATSLVIAHVGAATKHIRVGSGGIMLPNHSPLVIAEQFGTLAALLPGRVDLGLGRAPGTDMRTARALRRNLDAGAENFPHDIVELQRYLGPPQADQAILAVPGMNSNVPIWLLGSSIYSAHLAAALGLPYSFASHFAPDMLMEAIHIYRERFQPSEVLDKPYVMVGVMGVGADTDEEAQHLFTSSQQQFVNLRRNVRTQFPKPVDSMDDYWNEMERFSVEHTLRFAAVGSPQTIKRHLDGFLAETQADELIVSMPIHDIEKRLRSVEIFADVRTSIKKAA; this is encoded by the coding sequence ATGATCCCTTTTTCCATTCTCGACCTGTCGCCGATTGGCGAAGGCGAGAGCGTCAGTGCGGCGCTTGAAAATTCCCGCCGCATGGCGATCAAGGCAGAAGACCACGGCTACAATCGCATCTGGCTTGCTGAACACCACGGCATGCCAGGCATTGCCAGCGCCGCGACCTCGCTTGTCATCGCCCATGTCGGCGCGGCCACGAAACACATCCGTGTCGGCTCGGGCGGCATCATGCTGCCCAACCATTCGCCGCTCGTCATCGCGGAGCAGTTCGGTACACTCGCCGCGCTGCTGCCCGGCCGCGTCGATCTGGGTCTCGGTCGTGCCCCCGGGACCGATATGCGCACGGCAAGGGCGTTGCGCCGTAACCTTGATGCGGGCGCTGAAAATTTCCCACACGACATTGTCGAGTTGCAGCGTTACCTCGGCCCACCGCAGGCCGATCAGGCCATCCTCGCAGTCCCCGGCATGAACTCGAACGTTCCGATATGGCTGCTGGGCTCGAGCATCTACAGTGCGCATCTCGCCGCAGCACTCGGCCTGCCCTATTCCTTCGCATCGCATTTCGCGCCCGATATGCTCATGGAAGCGATCCATATCTATCGCGAGCGTTTCCAGCCTTCAGAGGTTCTGGACAAGCCTTATGTGATGGTCGGCGTGATGGGCGTCGGGGCCGATACGGACGAGGAAGCGCAGCATCTGTTCACCTCGTCGCAGCAGCAATTCGTGAACCTGCGCCGCAACGTTCGAACGCAGTTTCCAAAGCCGGTGGACAGCATGGACGACTACTGGAACGAGATGGAGCGTTTCTCGGTCGAGCACACGCTGCGTTTCGCGGCCGTTGGCTCTCCCCAGACGATCAAGCGTCATCTCGACGGCTTCCTTGCGGAAACGCAGGCGGATGAGCTGATCGTGTCGATGCCGATCCATGATATCGAGAAGCGGCTGCGCTCCGTGGAGATCTTTGCCGACGTGCGAACCTCCATAAAGAAGGCCGCCTAA
- the ruvB gene encoding Holliday junction branch migration DNA helicase RuvB, producing the protein MSDAERLITPEKRGEDIDTTLRPQSLDDFTGQAEARANLKVFIEAAKNRGEALDHVLFVGPPGLGKTTLAQIMAKELGVNFKSTSGPVIAKAGDLAALLTNLEERDVLFIDEIHRLNPAVEEILYPAMEDFQLDLIIGEGPAARSVKIDLSKFTLVAATTRLGLLTTPLRDRFGIPVRLAFYTVDELELIVRRGARLMGLNMTDEGAREVARRARGTPRIAGRLLRRVRDFAEVARAQAVTREIADEALTRLLVDNMGLDQLDMRYLTMIAVNFGGGPVGIETIAAGLSEPRDAIEDIIEPYMIQQGFIQRTPRGRVLTGTAWKHLGMQPPKDLEAAQFRLTLEDD; encoded by the coding sequence ATGAGCGATGCGGAGAGACTGATTACCCCGGAGAAGCGCGGCGAGGATATCGACACCACGCTGCGCCCGCAGTCGCTGGACGATTTTACGGGCCAGGCAGAGGCTCGCGCCAATCTGAAAGTGTTCATCGAGGCGGCCAAGAATCGGGGCGAGGCGCTTGATCATGTGCTCTTCGTCGGCCCGCCTGGCCTTGGCAAGACAACGCTGGCACAGATCATGGCGAAGGAGCTCGGCGTCAACTTCAAGTCTACATCCGGTCCTGTCATTGCCAAAGCGGGGGATCTTGCGGCGCTTCTCACCAATCTTGAGGAGCGCGACGTTCTCTTCATCGATGAAATCCATCGTCTCAATCCGGCGGTGGAGGAAATCCTTTATCCCGCCATGGAAGATTTTCAGCTCGATCTCATTATTGGCGAGGGGCCTGCGGCGCGGTCGGTGAAGATCGATCTCTCCAAGTTCACGCTTGTCGCCGCTACGACCCGGCTCGGCCTGTTGACCACGCCGCTGCGCGACAGATTTGGTATCCCCGTTCGATTGGCCTTTTATACCGTGGACGAGTTGGAGCTGATTGTCCGGCGTGGGGCGCGGCTGATGGGTCTGAACATGACCGACGAGGGCGCGCGCGAAGTGGCACGACGCGCGCGGGGAACGCCACGCATCGCTGGCAGGCTGTTGCGCCGCGTCCGCGATTTTGCGGAGGTGGCAAGGGCGCAGGCCGTCACCCGCGAGATTGCAGACGAGGCTTTGACGCGGCTTCTGGTCGACAATATGGGGCTCGATCAGCTTGATATGCGGTACCTTACCATGATCGCCGTTAATTTCGGCGGCGGCCCCGTGGGCATCGAAACCATCGCTGCGGGCCTTTCGGAGCCGCGCGATGCCATTGAGGACATTATCGAGCCGTATATGATTCAGCAGGGCTTCATCCAGCGTACGCCGCGTGGGCGCGTTTTGACCGGCACGGCATGGAAACATCTCGGCATGCAGCCGCCGAAGGATCTTGAGGCGGCGCAATTCCGTCTGACGCTGGAAGACGATTGA
- a CDS encoding DinB family protein — MPYDPLRVFRKLARNNRLANFRLHQACRQLSEDAFVAQRVSFFPTLRATLNHIFIVDRFYIDALQGGTLGHAAFVVSEPYPTVAELHEAQTQLDKALIAFVDDLDEDGLAGIVDIHRGARVQQDRCDDVLSHLFQHQTHHRGQAHAMLAGTSVKPPQLDEFIVGDDAGARKEEMDALGWTETDLMFPARRPNHDA; from the coding sequence ATGCCTTACGATCCGTTGCGAGTTTTCCGCAAACTTGCCCGCAACAACCGTCTTGCAAATTTCAGGCTGCATCAGGCCTGCCGTCAGCTGTCTGAGGATGCGTTCGTTGCGCAGCGCGTCAGTTTCTTCCCGACCCTCAGGGCAACGCTCAATCACATTTTCATCGTCGACCGGTTTTATATCGATGCTCTCCAGGGAGGTACGCTTGGACACGCAGCCTTCGTGGTGAGCGAGCCCTACCCGACGGTTGCTGAGTTACACGAAGCGCAGACGCAGCTGGATAAAGCGTTGATTGCCTTTGTCGATGATCTCGATGAAGATGGCCTTGCCGGGATCGTTGATATACATCGGGGCGCGCGTGTGCAGCAGGATCGCTGCGATGATGTTCTCTCCCACCTCTTCCAGCATCAGACTCATCATCGCGGCCAGGCACATGCGATGTTGGCGGGCACGTCGGTCAAGCCGCCCCAACTGGATGAATTCATTGTGGGCGATGATGCAGGAGCAAGAAAAGAGGAAATGGATGCGCTAGGGTGGACGGAAACCGATTTGATGTTTCCAGCCCGCAGGCCCAACCATGACGCATGA
- the tolQ gene encoding protein TolQ — protein MEQAGLAAATHDVSLWALFMQAGLIVKLVMIGLIAASVWTWAIVFDKYVTFGKAKRQFDQFEQVFWSGQSLEELYRTLAERQNGGLAAIFVSAMREWKKSFERGARSPIGLQMRIDRAMDVTIAREGEQYEARLGSLATIGSAGPFIGLFGTVVGIMTSFQAIAGSKSTNLAVVAPGIAEALLATAIGLVAAIPAVIAYNKFTADAHKLSARMEGFADEFSAILSRQIDEKLQTRQAAQ, from the coding sequence ATGGAACAGGCAGGTTTGGCAGCGGCGACGCACGATGTAAGTCTCTGGGCGCTGTTTATGCAGGCGGGCCTCATCGTGAAGCTCGTAATGATCGGACTGATCGCCGCCTCGGTCTGGACGTGGGCGATCGTCTTCGACAAATATGTGACTTTCGGCAAGGCAAAGCGCCAGTTCGACCAGTTCGAGCAGGTGTTCTGGTCGGGGCAGTCGCTCGAGGAACTCTATCGCACGCTGGCGGAACGTCAGAATGGCGGCCTCGCCGCGATCTTCGTTTCCGCCATGCGCGAATGGAAGAAATCATTCGAGCGCGGCGCGCGTTCGCCCATTGGTTTGCAGATGCGTATCGACCGGGCGATGGATGTGACGATTGCGCGTGAAGGCGAACAATACGAAGCGCGCCTCGGTTCGCTCGCGACCATCGGTTCGGCTGGTCCGTTTATCGGACTTTTCGGCACGGTGGTCGGTATCATGACCTCGTTCCAGGCGATTGCCGGCTCGAAGTCGACCAACCTCGCCGTTGTGGCGCCCGGCATCGCGGAAGCGCTACTGGCAACGGCTATCGGTCTTGTCGCGGCTATTCCCGCGGTTATCGCCTACAACAAGTTTACGGCCGACGCGCACAAGCTTTCTGCGCGTATGGAAGGCTTTGCCGATGAATTCTCCGCGATCCTGTCGCGCCAGATCGACGAAAAACTTCAGACACGGCAGGCCGCCCAATAA
- a CDS encoding DUF2945 domain-containing protein codes for MSAYRKGTKVRWKWGKGTAEGKIIETFTEDVEKTISGAKIKRKASNDEPAYLIEQDDGAKVLKSKSELEHAG; via the coding sequence ATGTCGGCATATCGCAAGGGTACGAAAGTGCGCTGGAAATGGGGCAAGGGCACAGCGGAAGGAAAAATCATCGAGACCTTCACTGAAGATGTCGAGAAAACGATTTCCGGCGCCAAGATAAAGCGCAAGGCAAGCAATGACGAACCTGCCTATCTCATCGAGCAGGACGATGGCGCGAAGGTCCTGAAAAGCAAGTCGGAACTCGAACACGCCGGTTGA
- the ruvC gene encoding crossover junction endodeoxyribonuclease RuvC: MQNTIRIIGIDPGLRRTGWGVIDTLGNSLRFVASGTVTSDGDMDLASRLCQLHDGLAEVVHGYQPDEAAVEQTFVNKDAVATLKLGQARGIAMLVPARAGLPVFEYAPNAVKKAVIGVGHGEKQQIHMMLKILMPKAEFKGNDAADALAIAICHAHNRGGDRMRRLLAAG; encoded by the coding sequence ATGCAAAACACGATTCGGATCATCGGCATCGACCCCGGGCTACGGCGCACCGGCTGGGGTGTCATCGACACCCTCGGCAACAGCCTCAGATTTGTCGCCTCCGGTACGGTGACGTCGGATGGCGATATGGACCTCGCCTCCCGGCTCTGCCAGTTGCATGATGGGCTGGCTGAAGTGGTACACGGCTACCAGCCGGATGAGGCTGCGGTGGAGCAGACCTTTGTGAACAAGGACGCGGTTGCAACGCTGAAACTCGGTCAGGCGCGGGGCATTGCCATGCTCGTGCCGGCGCGCGCCGGATTGCCTGTCTTCGAGTATGCGCCCAATGCGGTCAAGAAAGCTGTGATCGGCGTCGGGCATGGGGAAAAGCAGCAAATTCATATGATGCTGAAAATCCTGATGCCGAAGGCCGAATTCAAGGGTAACGATGCGGCGGACGCGCTCGCCATCGCCATCTGCCACGCGCACAATCGCGGTGGTGACAGGATGCGGCGGCTTCTGGCAGCCGGTTAA
- a CDS encoding methyl-accepting chemotaxis protein translates to MLNRFHSISTKVLIIFLALMAISTGTLTLLGYQSSSHVLEEQASKSMESVLVFRGDMLQERLEQLKTQADSIAKIESLQMAVVSMRSGWGTVQKNSGDAKAELQRVFVKENPFSEKEKLIKPENPSGFYYSTHEKTQTDIAGYLKGTPFSDVLFIDPAGTVYYSYLKGAAFGETVNNGVWAESGLGAAFGRGAANAQKAVDDVAQTSFSGLRIDAATNEAGIYFGVPVVKFGAFKGIVLFRVKEDVFSQILTKGVSAGSSEQSAIISADGKVLGVEGSKLVSLDPAIYGFHGQALNAAGMTVATIERADGEANAYARPFSFAGEKYLAVESMLRSELNAGSISIAGTLAVIGLCVLAAMCAATAFFARRLFAPLEKLAGLTGEVAAGRLDAEIGNQDRKDEIGRMARALGSFREKLILQREMEETASRTREEAETARRAHLAEREAEAGTLQMVVHSLDEGLDRLANGNLAYRIETVFPADLESLRHNFNTALARLSETMEAIGGNSAAVRGGSEEMRVGADQLAERTERQAASITETASAIKAITEAVRDQIERAEQATRIARDASAEATASSRVMEQTIAAMEAIQTSSRQINQIIGVIDEIAFQTNLLALNAGVEAARAGEAGKGFAVVAQEVRELAQRSAAAAKEITSLLKRSTDEVSAGVTLVEKAGASLTGIGKHVQTISARIEEIMESTQEEAHTLSEINSTVASLDTMTQQNAAMVEETTAAIHSLASEAGEMDGRLGQFVLPSTSDAAKARGGSQLRRAG, encoded by the coding sequence ATGCTCAACCGTTTTCATTCTATATCGACCAAAGTCCTGATTATTTTTTTAGCGCTGATGGCGATCTCGACCGGGACGCTCACGCTTCTCGGCTACCAGAGCAGCAGCCACGTTCTCGAAGAGCAGGCATCGAAGTCCATGGAAAGCGTTCTCGTCTTCCGCGGCGACATGCTTCAGGAACGCCTCGAGCAGCTGAAAACCCAGGCGGATTCCATCGCCAAGATCGAATCCCTGCAAATGGCGGTCGTCTCCATGCGAAGCGGCTGGGGCACGGTTCAGAAAAACTCTGGTGACGCCAAGGCGGAGCTTCAGCGCGTTTTCGTCAAGGAAAACCCCTTCAGCGAGAAGGAAAAGCTGATCAAGCCGGAAAACCCGAGCGGCTTTTATTATTCAACCCATGAAAAGACCCAGACGGACATAGCCGGTTATCTCAAGGGAACGCCGTTCAGCGACGTGCTCTTCATCGATCCGGCCGGCACTGTCTATTACTCTTATCTCAAGGGGGCGGCCTTCGGGGAGACCGTCAATAACGGCGTCTGGGCGGAAAGCGGTCTTGGCGCCGCGTTCGGTCGGGGTGCTGCGAATGCCCAAAAGGCCGTGGACGATGTGGCTCAGACGAGCTTCTCCGGCCTTCGGATCGATGCCGCAACAAACGAAGCGGGCATTTATTTCGGTGTTCCCGTGGTCAAGTTCGGCGCCTTCAAGGGCATCGTTCTTTTCCGCGTGAAGGAGGATGTCTTCAGCCAAATCCTGACGAAGGGTGTCTCGGCGGGCAGCTCCGAGCAATCCGCGATCATTTCTGCCGATGGCAAGGTTCTCGGTGTGGAGGGCAGCAAACTCGTCAGCCTTGATCCGGCGATTTATGGATTTCACGGGCAGGCCCTTAACGCTGCGGGCATGACAGTCGCCACGATCGAACGCGCCGATGGCGAGGCAAACGCCTATGCCCGACCCTTTTCCTTTGCGGGTGAAAAATATCTTGCAGTGGAAAGCATGCTGCGCAGCGAATTGAATGCCGGGTCGATCTCGATTGCCGGGACGCTCGCTGTCATCGGTCTTTGCGTTCTGGCTGCAATGTGCGCGGCAACGGCCTTCTTCGCCCGGCGTCTTTTCGCGCCACTCGAAAAGCTTGCAGGCCTGACCGGCGAAGTAGCGGCAGGCCGTCTCGATGCGGAAATCGGAAATCAGGACCGCAAGGATGAGATCGGCCGCATGGCGCGGGCGCTGGGCAGTTTCCGTGAGAAGCTCATTCTCCAGCGGGAGATGGAAGAAACCGCTTCGCGCACACGAGAGGAAGCCGAAACAGCGCGTCGCGCGCATCTGGCGGAACGGGAGGCAGAGGCCGGGACTCTGCAGATGGTCGTCCATTCCTTGGATGAGGGGCTTGACCGGTTGGCGAATGGCAATCTGGCTTATCGCATAGAAACCGTTTTTCCGGCTGATCTTGAGAGCCTGCGCCACAACTTCAACACAGCCCTCGCCCGTCTGAGCGAGACCATGGAAGCCATTGGCGGCAATTCCGCTGCCGTGCGCGGCGGCTCGGAGGAAATGCGCGTGGGGGCCGATCAACTTGCGGAGCGCACCGAAAGACAGGCGGCTTCCATCACCGAGACGGCCAGCGCCATCAAGGCGATTACCGAGGCCGTCCGTGACCAGATCGAGCGCGCCGAACAGGCCACGCGCATTGCGCGCGACGCCAGTGCGGAGGCAACTGCATCGAGCCGCGTGATGGAACAGACGATCGCCGCCATGGAAGCCATCCAGACGTCGTCGCGCCAGATCAACCAGATCATCGGCGTCATCGACGAAATCGCTTTCCAGACAAATCTTCTGGCGCTCAACGCCGGCGTTGAAGCGGCGCGCGCAGGAGAAGCCGGCAAGGGGTTCGCAGTGGTCGCGCAGGAAGTCCGCGAGTTGGCGCAGCGGTCTGCCGCCGCGGCAAAGGAAATCACCAGCCTTCTCAAACGCTCCACCGACGAGGTTTCCGCCGGCGTCACGCTGGTGGAAAAGGCCGGCGCATCACTCACCGGCATCGGCAAGCACGTGCAGACCATCAGCGCACGTATTGAAGAGATCATGGAATCCACACAAGAGGAGGCGCACACGCTGTCGGAAATCAACAGCACCGTTGCAAGCCTCGACACCATGACCCAGCAGAATGCGGCAATGGTGGAAGAAACGACGGCAGCCATTCACAGCCTTGCTTCCGAGGCAGGTGAAATGGATGGCAGGCTCGGGCAGTTCGTGCTGCCTTCCACTTCTGACGCAGCAAAGGCGAGAGGCGGCAGTCAACTCAGGCGCGCCGGCTAA
- the ybgC gene encoding tol-pal system-associated acyl-CoA thioesterase — translation MNELLVSLSGELIDHGHRLMQRVYYEDTDFSGLVYHARYLHFLERGRTDYLRCLGCEQSALLTADEEGLVFVVHRMEIDFKSPARMDDVLTITTITEKAGGAKMVLNQEIRRGETLLVAAKVIIAVINASGRPRRLPETVAEKFLK, via the coding sequence ATGAACGAGCTTTTGGTTTCACTTTCGGGTGAACTGATTGACCATGGTCACCGCCTGATGCAACGCGTCTATTATGAGGACACGGATTTTTCCGGCCTCGTTTATCACGCGCGTTACCTGCATTTTCTCGAGCGTGGCCGGACCGATTATCTGCGTTGCCTCGGCTGCGAACAAAGCGCGCTTCTGACAGCCGATGAAGAGGGCCTCGTCTTCGTGGTTCACCGCATGGAGATCGATTTCAAAAGCCCTGCGCGGATGGATGACGTCCTGACGATCACGACGATTACCGAGAAGGCCGGTGGCGCGAAAATGGTGCTCAATCAGGAAATTCGGCGCGGCGAAACGCTTCTTGTCGCCGCCAAGGTCATCATCGCTGTCATCAATGCCAGCGGTCGGCCAAGGCGTTTGCCGGAGACGGTTGCAGAAAAATTCCTGAAGTAA